One Caretta caretta isolate rCarCar2 chromosome 6, rCarCar1.hap1, whole genome shotgun sequence genomic region harbors:
- the VIPAS39 gene encoding spermatogenesis-defective protein 39 homolog yields the protein MRGEAETTYPMVLCAELPTPAPGGGALRAVRLAGGAMNRMKVDEEEYWHSSKCKAFTFDDDDDELSQLKESKRAVNSLRDIVDDDDDLEKFSWSGEPVGSISWSIKETASSSSNAPEGRDSGLQKGSSSHVAFPKQASSYSISSFFKGRNKFGSFQSLSDALSDTGVKSYAPELRRPKAEYKDYSSDWSPKDTVRRMQRGKICSLERFRSLQEKLMLLDEAVAVHDGNVITAILIFLKRTLKREILFQELEVRQVALRHLIHFLKETGEQKLLLDLLRFLDRTEEVALSRYREHLSIQEAEKRREFLKGCIRLPFSSEDAVHVQDHYTLLERQIIIEANDRHLEASGQSEIFRKYPRKASILNMPLVTTLFYSCFYHYTEAEGTFSSPTNLKKTFKIPDKQYVLTALAARAKLRAWHDVDALLTTKNWLGYTKKRAPIGFHRVVEILQRNSAPVQVLQEYVRLVEDVETRLNLAMKYKCHDVVIDTYRDLKDRHQLMAYRCKVERGSAEEDKIDSILSNLQIRWKN from the exons ATGAGAGGGGAGGCGGAAACTACATATCCCATGGTGCTTTGCGCGGAGCTACCCACCCCCGCCCCGGGAGGAGGCGCTCTGCGGGCTGTCCGGCTGGCTGGAGGGGCG ATGAACAGGATGAAAGTTGACGAGGAGGAGTACTGGCACAGCTCCAAGTGTAAAGCCTTCACATTTGATGATGACGATGATGAGCTCTCCCAG CTAAAGGAGTCCAAGCGGGCAGTGAACAGCCTTCGAGACATCGTAGATGATGACGATGACCTTGAGAAGTTCAGCTGGAGTGGAGAGCCAGTGGGCA GTATTTCCTGGTCCATCAAAGAGACAGCCTCCAGCAGCTCTAATGCTCCTGAAGGGAGAGACTCAGGCCTACAGAAGGGCTCTTCTTCCCATGTAGCCTTCCCCAAGCAAGCCTCCTCTTACTCCATCAGCAGTTTCTTCAAAG GAAGAAACAAATTTGGGAGTTTTCAGTCCCTTTCAGATG CTCTCTCTGACACAGGCGTTAAAAGCTACGCTCCAGAGCTGCGCAGACCAAAGGCGGAATACAAG GATTACAGCAGCGACTGGAGTCCCAAGGATACAGTCAGACGAATGCAGAGGGGCAAG ATTTGCTCACTGGAGAGGTTCCGTTCCCTGCAGGAGAAGCTGATGCTCCTGGATGAAGCTGTCGCAGTGCATGATGGGAATGTCATTACAGCT ATCCTAATATTCTTGAAGAGGACGCTAAAGAGAG AAATCCTATTCCAAGAGCTGGAGGTGCGACAGGTGGCCCTGCGCCATCTAATCCATTTCCTGAAAGAGACAGGGGAGCAGAAGCTGCTCCTGGACCTGCTCAG GTTCCTGGACAGGACCGAGGAGGTTGCC ctTTCTCGGTACCGGGAGCACTTGAGCATCCAGGAAGCAGAGAAACGAAGAGAATTTCTTAAAGGCTGCATCAG GTTACCATTTTCATCTGAAGATGCCGTTCATGTTCAAGACCATTATACGCTCCTGGAGAGACAGATCATCATTGAG GCAAACGACCGACATCTGGAGGCCTCTGGGCAGTCTGAGATATTTCGGAAATACCCACGAAAGGCCTCGATCCTCAACATGCCACTGGTGACCACGCTATTCTACTCCTGCTTCTACCACTACACAGAGGCCGAG GGGACATTCAGCAGTCCAACCAACCTGAAGAAAACCTTTAAG ATCCCAGACAAACAGTATGTGCTGACAGCCCTGGCTGCCCGCGCCAAGCTGCGAGCCTGGCATGATGTGGATGCCCTGCTCACTACCAAG AACTGGCTGGGTTACACCAAGAagagagctcccattggcttccatcGAGTGGTGGAGATCTTGCAGCGGAACAGTGCCCCCGTGCAG GTGCTGCAGGAGTACGTGCGCCTCGTGGAAGACGTTGAGACAAGGTTGAACCTTGCCATGAAATATAAGTGCCATGATGTTGTTATTGAT ACATACAGAGACCTGAAGGATCGGCACCAGCTGATGGCATACAGGTGTAAGGTGGAGCGGGGCTCTGCGGAAGAGGACAAGATAGACAGTATCCTCAGCAACTTG CAAATCCGATGGAAGAATTGA